In Candidatus Devosia phytovorans, the DNA window TCTTTCCTTCGCGCTTTGGCCCCAGCGTCGAAATGGCCGTCGAGGCAGGCGGCCTGGGCACGATTTCGATCTTTGCGGTGCGGCCGGGCGAATTCCTGATTGCCGAGCCGACGACGATGCAGGTCGAGAACACCACGACCGCCTATTGGCAGTTCGGCGACATTGCCTATGCCCTGGTGGCGCAGGCTGATGCAGGCGAGGTCAGCCTCGCGGCTGGCAAATTGCTGGACAGTCTTTACTAGCCAAGGAGAAAAGTCTTTTCTTGCAGAGGCATAGGCCGATGCGGGGAACGCAAAACGATGTCTGAACCCAGCCGAAGTCCCCTCGAGGGCCAGGAACTTCCGCCGCACGACCATCGCCTATCGGCAACCCTGTTGCGCATCGCCGCCAGGCCTGGGCGTGACCGCATCTATATCCGTGACCTGCTCGCCGAACTGGATCATCGCGCCATTGCCGCGATGCTCTTCATCTTCGCCGTGCCCAATACGATCCCGGTTCCGCCGGGGGTTTCCGGCGTGCTGGGGGCGCCGCTGCTGTTCCTTGCCACCCAGCTCATGCTGGGCATGCGGCCCTGGTTGCCGCGGATCATTGCCGACCGCAGCTTTGCCCGCGCCGATTTCGAAAAGGTGGTGACCAAGGTCGGGCCCTGGCTGCAAAAGGCGGAAAAGCTGATGAGGCCGCGCTTCGAATTCCTTGCCAGGCCGCCGGTGGAATATCTCGTCGGGGCAATGGTGCTGCTTCTGTCGATCGTGCTGTTCCTGCCCATTCCCCTGGGCAATATGCTGCCGGCTATCGCCATCTGCATCTATGCGCTCGGCCTGATCGAACGGGACGGCTTGTGGATCCTCATCGGCACAGTGACCTCGCTGGTGTCGCTGGTGATCGTCTCAGGCGTCATCGCCGCCTTCGTCTATGCCGGCTGGCTGGCCCTGACCACTTTCTTCAATTTCTAAAGGACGGTCGCCGAGAGGCGCCGCAGGCACATGTTTTTTGAATGGATGTCCGACCCCGCCGCCTGGGCTGGCCTCGGCACGCTTATTCTGCTCGAAATCGTTCTGGGCATCGACAATCTCGTCTTCATCGCCATCCTGGCCGACAAGCTGCCCGAGCATCAGCGCAACCGGGCCCGGGTCATCGGTTTGTCGCTGGCTCTGGTGATGCGGCTGGGGCTTCTGGCCTCGGTCGCCTGGATCGTGACGCTGACAGCGCCACTGTTCACCCTGCTCACCATGGACTTTTCAGGGCGTGACCTGATCCTGATCCTGGGTGGCCTGTTCCTGCTCGCCAAGGGTACGATGGAGCTACACGAACGACTGGAAGGCCATGCGACGGCGACGACCGGCAAGGTGGTGCATGCCGTGTTCTGGCAGGTGCTGGTGCAGATCGTGGTGCTCGATGCGGTGTTCTCGCTCGACAGCGTCATCACGGCCGTGGGCATGGTGGACGAGCTTTCCATCATGATGATTGCCGTCATCGTGGCGGTGGCGACCATGCTGGCGCTGTC includes these proteins:
- a CDS encoding exopolysaccharide biosynthesis protein: MSEPSRSPLEGQELPPHDHRLSATLLRIAARPGRDRIYIRDLLAELDHRAIAAMLFIFAVPNTIPVPPGVSGVLGAPLLFLATQLMLGMRPWLPRIIADRSFARADFEKVVTKVGPWLQKAEKLMRPRFEFLARPPVEYLVGAMVLLLSIVLFLPIPLGNMLPAIAICIYALGLIERDGLWILIGTVTSLVSLVIVSGVIAAFVYAGWLALTTFFNF